The genomic interval TGGGCGAACCTATTTCACTTCGGATGTTTTACCGGATATGCTACTCACTGAAAACAAGGCATTTGAAGATGAGCCTTTGAACCAATTGTATACAGCCATCAGGCATTTATCAGAAGTGGACCGGGCATTGATCCTGTTGTATCTGGAAGAAAAACCCTATCAGGAAATTGCCGATATCCTTAGTACTAATGTCAATAATGTAGCTGTCAGAGTGAACAGAATTAAAGAACGTTTAAAAAAAATACTCGATGAAAAATTCAATTGAAGACATTTGGAAAGAAGGCTTTCTGAATGAAAAGAGCTTGGTGGCTCCCCAAATAAATGACTTGTACAACCTGAAGTCAATACACCTGGTTGATAAAATGAAAAGGATGTTCAGGATCAACTTAATGGCTATTGTCAGCATGGCCATTGTTTTTCCCATTATATATTATTTTCTGGATGCCCTTTGGCAAGGAGTTGCCGTATCTATACTGCTCCTTTTTACGGCATGGTACAGCAAACGCCAAAAGCGAAGTTTCAACACACTCGATCATGGGGCAACCAGCCTTGATTATCTTAAGTCGCTTGATGGATGGCTGAATGAGGTTGTGTTGAAAAGTGAGAAAATAGCCCGTTTTTCCTATCCACTCTATTTTCTGATTGCCTTAACTACCATATGGTCTGCATGGAATAAAGGGGAAATAACCTCGAAAATGTATCAACAATACCCCGGCATATTATTTATTGGGAGTGTTCCCTTATTTGCACTGATCATCGTGGGAATAGCCACCCTACTGATGTTGTATTTTTCAGATAAAATCTACAAATGGGATGTACGTTTGATGTATGGGCGCATATTCGGCAAACTGGAAGAAACCATTGCTGAGATGGAAAAGTTGAAAACATCTCAGCAGATGCAAATAAAATCAACTTCAGCAGGGGGAAATTTTGAAATTAAGAGCAATCATGGGGAAACACTTGTAGAAGTACTGTATGCCAATTGGTTGTCAAGAAAAGCCCAAACATGGCTTAATTCTATTCCCATTCAAATCAAACCTAAAAACTTTTGGCAAAGCAAGTTCGAGATTCTAAAAAATGGAATCTCCAAAGGGCATATGGCAATCGATTGGAAGGGAGATGTTATGATCAGGTTAAAAACCGTCAATAACAGTGAAAATCGCTACTTACTGAAAGCGACTGGCTCCTTGAAAACAGGATTTGAATTACTCGACGAAAAGGAAAGAAAAATTCTTTCACTCAAACAAGGGATCAATTGGAAAAAACTGGGCTATAATTATGCGATCGAACTTGCTGACAATCAAAAAGTAGATCAAGAAATAGTAGAACTATTAATCTACTCAGGATTTGGCGCCAACCTGTATATAACGATGATGATGGGTGGATAAAATTCTGGTCTTTCCCTGCTATAGTTTGACAATAAAATTAGAAGCAGTAAAGGTGAATAATAAACTACAGTGTGATTCCTTAATACTATTTTTCTACTATAAACAAATTTAGTTAGAGAAAGGGATAGTTAAAAAAATACCCCTTTCAGGTAACTACGGACCTGGGGATCAAAAAATTAGTGTATAACTTAATGTCGACTTTTTCAAGGAAACCAAAGTCGCAAATCTACTGTAAATTGTCGCATACGCCTCCGTTAATTGCCCCTTTTTACTACCATCTTTGTACAAGCAAAGTAGATTCAAGCAAGAATCAACAAGCGGTGGAGCAGTTACCACCTAATAAACGGGCAAACCCAAAAGCCAAACAAGGAGGAAACAACTAATAATTTATTGTATGTCAGACAACAAAGTATCCTTGCACAGAGTCATTAAGGCCTCCCCTGACAAGGTATATCGTGCCTTTACCCAAGCCCCGGCCATTGCTTCATGGCTGCCGCCCTATGGTTTTCTCTGTACGGTACACGAGATGAATGTAGAGGGAGGTGGCAGTTATAAAATGTCGTTTCACAATTTTACAACCGGCAACAGCCACTCCTTTGGTGGAAAATATGTAGAGATCAAGCCTAATGAATTTTTGAAGTACACTGATCAATTTGACGATCCCAAACTGCCGGGAATAATGACTACTTCTATATGGCTACAAAAAACATCTGTAGGTACAGAATTAAAAGTACTGCAGGAAGGAATACCGGCTGCCATACCTGCCGAAATGTGTTATCTGGGCTGGCAAGAATCGCTTGAAAAGTTGATTAAACTAGTTGAGCCACACATACCGGATGCTTAAGACAAAAATTGATGCTTAAAGGGTGGATGTCTAAAGCATCAAAATAGATGCGCCAATTAAGAGTCATTTCTTATTGAATAACACATAAATCCTCCTGTTTTCAAGACAGTTTAGAGAGTAACGTGGATGCTTTGATTGCTTAAAGCTTCTGGCAACAAAAACGGGTATTTAATTTTAACTGTCACTTTTGTCAAATTTGTAAGTTGGCACAAGAGAGCAACTACGTTTCGATCGTTTTTTGCCAACCTGTTGCCGGAGGAAATATAATAATGATTAAGAGATTATAATTCATAATCACAAGATACCATAGAAATAATTTACAAACACCAATAT from Rhodocytophaga rosea carries:
- a CDS encoding RNA polymerase sigma factor, which gives rise to MSSNFYQTSILPFASIIIKICRAYTHSQEDFEDYYQEVCLQIWRSKDNFREQCTWSTFVYRISLNVCLTLLKKKKRNGRTYFTSDVLPDMLLTENKAFEDEPLNQLYTAIRHLSEVDRALILLYLEEKPYQEIADILSTNVNNVAVRVNRIKERLKKILDEKFN
- a CDS encoding SRPBCC family protein; protein product: MSDNKVSLHRVIKASPDKVYRAFTQAPAIASWLPPYGFLCTVHEMNVEGGGSYKMSFHNFTTGNSHSFGGKYVEIKPNEFLKYTDQFDDPKLPGIMTTSIWLQKTSVGTELKVLQEGIPAAIPAEMCYLGWQESLEKLIKLVEPHIPDA